Proteins encoded by one window of Manihot esculenta cultivar AM560-2 chromosome 10, M.esculenta_v8, whole genome shotgun sequence:
- the LOC110625006 gene encoding uricase-2 isozyme 2, translating into MANNDLDGFKLDQRHGKARVRVTRVWRTNHGGNHFMVEWNVSISLISDCLNAYVSDDNSNIVATDTMKNTVYVMAKQCSERLSVENFAILLAKHFTSYYKQVNAAIIKIVEKPWERVSIDGQLHTHGFKLGSEKHTTEVIVKKSGALQLSSGIEGMSVVKTTKSGFEGFVRDKYTALPETRERILATEVTASWKYSYESVASIPQIPLYFTEKYMDVKRVLAKTFFGPPNEGVYSASVQSTLYQMAKAVINSFPDISAVHLEMPNIHFLPANISSKDNTIVKFNDDVYVPTDEPHGTIEATLSRTWSKM; encoded by the exons ATggctaataatgacttggacggATTCAAGCTTGACCAGAGACACGGCAAGGCTAGAGTTAGGGTCACCAGAGTTTGGAGAACCAACCATGGAGGTAATCACTTTATGGTCGAATGGAATGTCAGCATCAGCCTCATTTCTGATTGCCTTAACGCCTATGTCTCCGATGACAACTCCAATATTGTTGCCACCGATACCATGAAGAACACG GTGTATGTTATGGCAAAGCAATGTTCAGAACGGCTTTCAGTTGAGAATTTTGCAATTTTACTGGCGAAGCACTTCACTTCATATTACAAGCAG GTAAATGCTGCCATCATAAAGATTGTAGAAAAGCCTTGGGAGCGTGTAAGCATAGATGGACAGTTGCATACACATG gttttaagcttggatctgAGAAGCATACAACAGAGGTAATAGTTAAGAAGTCTGGAGCTTTACAGCTGAGTTCTGGTATAGAAGGAATGTCCGTggtgaaaacaaccaaa TCTGGGTTTGAAGGGTTTGTAAGGGATAAATATACAGCTCTACCTGAAACACGAGAGAGGATTCTGGCAACAGAAGTCACTGCATCATGGAA GTATTCATATGAATCTGTCGCTAGCATCCCCCAGATTCCACTTTACTTTACAGAAAAATATATGGATGTGAAGCGGGTTTTGGCCAAAACTTTCTTTGGTCCTCCTAACGAGGGAGTATACAGTGCATCTGTTCAAAGCACTCTTTATCAAATGGCGAAGGCTGTAATCAACAG TTTTCCCGACATATCAGCAGTTCATCTTGAAATGCCAAATATCCACTTCTTACCAGCTAACATATCAAGCAAGGATAATACTATTGTAAAG TTCAATGATGACGTGTACGTGCCAACGGATGAACCACATGGAACAATAGAAGCTACTTTGAGCCGTACATGGTCAAAGATGTAG
- the LOC110624151 gene encoding calcium-dependent protein kinase 1, whose amino-acid sequence MGNTCVGPSISKNGFFQSVSAAMWRSRSPEDCISQANEESVRETTSKEPESPLPVQNSPPEQIVMPKPEKPEKPEQPSKPKKAPQMKRVSSAGLKVGSVLLTKTGNFKEFYSLGRKLGQGQFGTTFLCVDKATGKEYACKSIAKRKLLTDEDVEDARREIQIMHHMAGHPNVISIKEAYEDAMAVHVVMELCAGGELFDRIVQRGHYSERQAAELTRTIVGVVEACHSLGVMHRDLKPENFLFVNQQEDSLLKTIDFGLSIFFKPGEKFSDVVGSPYYVAPEVLKKQYGPEADVWSAGVIVYILLSGVPPFWAETEQGIFEQVLHGDLDFSSEPWPSISDGAKDLVRRMLVRDPRRRITAHEVLCHPWVQEDGVAPDKPLDSAVLSRMKQFSAMNKLKKMALRIIAECLSEEEIAGLKEMFKMIDTDDSGTISFEELKAGLKRVGANLNESEIYDLMQAADVDNSGTIDYGEFLAATLHLNKIEREDHLFAAFSYFDKDGSGYITPDELQQACEEFGLEDVRLEEMIREVDQDNDGLIDYNEFVAMMQKGNVGGANRKGLENSFSIGFRDALKL is encoded by the exons ATGGGTAATACTTGTGTAGGACCTAGCATTTCCAAGAATGGATTTTTTCAGTCTGTATCTGCTGCAATGTGGCGGTCCCGATCACCGGAGGACTGTATTTCTCAGGCTAATGAAGAATCTGTCCGTGAAACAACATCTAAAGAACCTGAATCACCTTTGCCTGTCCAAAATAGTCCCCCAGAACAAATAGTGATGCCAAAACCAGAAAAACCTGAGAAACCGGAACAACCCTCGAAACCTAAGAAAGCCCCTCAAATGAAAAGAGTGTCTAGTGCGGGGCTCAAAGTAGGATCTGTTTTGCTAACTAAAACTGGCAATTTCAAGGAGTTCTATAGTTTGGGCAGGAAACTAGGGCAAGGGCAATTTGGGACAACGTTTCTTTGTGTAGATAAAGCAACAGGGAAAGAGTATGCTTGCAAATCTATTGCAAAGAGAAAATTGTTGACTGATGAGGATGTGGAGGATGCTAGAAGGGAAATTCAGATAATGCACCATATGGCTGGTCATCCTAATGTCATATCCATTAAAGAAGCATACGAGGATGCAATGGCAGTACATGTTGTTATGGAGCTTTGTGCAGGTGGTGAGCTCTTTGATAGGATTGTTCAGCGTGGGCATTATTCAGAAAGACAGGCAGCTGAGCTCACTAGGACAATAGTTGGAGTAGTAGAGGCTTGCCATTCATTAGGTGTGATGCATCGAGACCTTAAGCCTGagaattttctttttgttaatCAGCAAGAGGACTCGCTTCTTAAAACAATAGACTTTGGTTTATCAATTTTCTTCAAGCCAG GAGAAAAATTTAGTGATGTGGTTGGCAGCCCATACTATGTCGCACCAGAAGTTCTGAAAAAACAATATGGTCCAGAAGCAGATGTATGGAGTGCTGGAGTAATTGTTTACATTCTGTTAAGTGGAGTTCCTCCCTTTTGGGCAG AGACCGAGCAGGGCATCTTTGAACAGGTCCTTCATGGTGATCTAGACTTCTCTTCTGAACCTTGGCCTAGTATCTCAGATGGTGCTAAGGATTTAGTAAGGAGAATGCTTGTGCGAGATCCTAGAAGACGGATAACTGCACATGAAGTTTTGT GCCACCCATGGGTGCAGGAAGATGGTGTAGCTCCTGATAAGCCTCTGGATTCCGCTGTCTTAAGCCGAATGAAGCAATTTTCTGCTATGAACAAGCTGAAGAAAATGGCCCTTAGA ATCATTGCAGAGTGCCTATCTGAAGAAGAAATAGCTGGGCTAAAAGAAATGTTTAAGATGATAGATACCGATGATAGTGGTACAATCagttttgaggagcttaaggCTGGATTGAAAAGAGTTGGAGCAAATCTCAACGAATCCGAAATTTATGATCTAATGCAAGCa GCTGATGTAGACAATAGTGGCACAATCGATTATGGGGAGTTTCTAGCTGCAACATTGCATCTTAACAAAATTGAGAGAGAAGATCATCTATTTGCGGCATTTTCATATTTTGATAAGGATGGAAGTGGCTATATTACTCCAGATGAGCTTCAACAAGCTTGCGAGGAGTTTGGCTTAGAAGATGTTCGCTTGGAAGAAATGATTAGAGAAGTTGATCAGGACAAT GATGGACTGATAGATTACAATGAGTTTGTGGCTATGATGCAAAAAGGAAATGTTGGAGGTGCCAATAGGAAGGGCCTGGAAAATAGTTTCAGCATTGGATTTAGAGATGCTCTCAAGCTCTAG